A region from the Cannabis sativa cultivar Pink pepper isolate KNU-18-1 chromosome 9, ASM2916894v1, whole genome shotgun sequence genome encodes:
- the LOC115725184 gene encoding putative disease resistance RPP13-like protein 1: MAELMVGGTLLSGLMNVLFDRLASKDVLEFFRGNKEANLKKLKTMFWSTDVLLNDAEQKQLGDDNVKKWLEDLKEVVYEADHVMDKINTETLRIKMEKGELESTTSKSLSFFKKFYNPFKKALTCEVEKILDTLDDLLAQTKYLDLKKVDMKTTLQHRPHAPLLEDSKVYGKESERKAIIKLVLSHDVGDHKISVISIVGMGGIGKTTLVQSVYADTSVKQHFDLKAWVTISVDFDVLKISKLILEAITKQRCDAEEVHQLQNELKSALIGKKFLFVLDDVWNENYLLWDSLKSCFQFGEQGSKIIVTTRSKDIALMMKTNVQPYGLQVMSDDNCWKLFVHLELEEIGKQIVEKCKGLPLAVKSMAGLLRSTSNHEEWRHVLQSDIWELPNRLNIGIVPALWLSYHFLPPYLKPCFSHLSIFPKDYEFRKDDKDKIILIWMAEGLLQPQKGKRIEDVGEEYWNALISRSFFQGNNTWNLNISMHDLMHDLAMHISGQSCFIYDSCNDSRKLITSSKIRHLSYMKDLKDTIEFDNFSRVKHLRTLLALPLRHIWRSLKTQFKLEMVLKDGGCLRTLSLSQSHITNLPDSIDNLKQLRYLDVSGTKIKELPLSICELYNLETLLLMYCNELTQLPTNISNLINLRHLVTSWSRLKEMPPNICNMTNLQRLSDFVLCRSDGSRIKELGKLENLHGSLHVSGLSYVNDVSDVLEGELKNKKYLDELILSWNGTKDSSTKEREVLNALQPHVNLKKLEIIGYNGTSLPDWVTHPSYRNLEEVDLHCENCCLPLLSFQQLSSLRYFRVTCIDMHDEFRSISLNKPFPFLARLELVRIDMLDWSFINKSDQTSEIFHCLKQFDLKRCGKLNVALPGCNFPSLEVINVVHCDEMVTIFPTSTHIDSAYPSLKTLNINNCSRLETFSVMGLPPSLRSLYITSCDMLVDNRMKWNLQSLPSLNDLDLCRCGVVVDSFLEEWLLPPSLKALKVFNCNNLRALNVKGFQHLTSLRRLELRFLEKLECLPPTELPQSVNYLSIGGCSLLIPRCKEGTGEDWPKIQHIPNILTEETKHNKTYFEDRGGNSTYG, from the exons CAAGTAAGTCgttgagctttttcaaaaagttTTATAATCCATTTAAAAAAGCTTTGACATGTGAAGTAGAGAAGATTCTTGATACATTAGATGATCTTTTGGCTCAGACAAAATACCTAGATTTGAAAAAAGTAGATATGAAAACAACTTTACAACATAGACCACATGCTCCTTTGCTAGAGGATTCTAAGGTCTATGGAAAGGAGAGTGAAAGAAAGGCTATTATTAAGCTAGTCTTGTCTCATGATGTTGGTGACCATAAGATCTCTGTTATTTCTATAGTAGGGATGGGTGGTATAGGCAAAACTACGCTTGTCCAAAGCGTGTATGCAGATACCAGTGTCAAACAACACTTTGACTTGAAAGCATGGGTAACTATCTCCGTCGATTTTGATGTTTTAAAAATAAGTAAACTTATTTTGGAGGCAATCACTAAACAAAGATGCGATGCAGAGGAGGTACATCAACTTCAAAATGAATTGAAAAGTGCATTGATTGGGAAAAAGTTTCTTTTTGTTCTTGATGATGTATGGAATGAGAATTATTTGTTGTGGGACTCTTTGAAAAGTTGTTTTCAATTTGGCGAGCAAGGTAGTAAAATTATTGTGACCACGCGGAGCAAGGATATTGCATTGATGATGAAGACAAATGTTCAACCTTACGGTCTTCAAGTAATGTCTGACGATAATTGTTGGAAGTTGTTT GTACATCTAGAATTGGAGGAAATTGGAAAGCAAATTGTTGAAAAGTGCAAGGGTCTTCCTTTAGCTGTAAAATCGATGGCTGGACTTTTACGATCTACGTCAAATCATGAAGAATGGAGGCATGTATTGCAAAGTGATATCTGGGAGTTGCCAAATCGCCTTAACATCGGAATTGTTCCGGCTTTATGGTTGAGCTACCACTTCTTACCTCCTTATTTGAAACCATGTTTTTCTCATCTTTCGATCTTTCCCAAAGATTATGAATTTCGAAAAGATgacaaagataaaataatcttaATTTGGATGGCAGAAGGTCTTTTGCAACCTCAGAAAGGGAAAAGAATTGAAGATGTTGGGGAAGAGTATTGGAATGCTTTAATATCAAGATCGTTTTTTCAAGGAAACAATACATGGAATCTTAATATTTCTATGCATGATCTTATGCATGATTTAGCTATGCATATATCAGGTCAAAGTTGCTTTATTTATGATAGTTGTAACGACTCTCGCAAGTTAATAACCAGTAGCAAGATTCGCCATCTATCATACATGAAGGACTTGAAAGATACAATAGAATTTGACAACTTCTCTAGAGTGAAGCATTTGCGTACCCTGTTGGCTTTGCCATTACGACATATATGGAGATCACTTAAGACCCAATTTAAGCTTGAAATGGTGCTAAAGGATGGAGGATGCTTAAGAACTCTTTCTTTGTCACAATCGCATATCACAAACTTGCCTGATTCAATTGACAATTTAAAACAACTCAGGTATTTGGATGTCTCCGGCACAAAAATCAAAGAGTTACCTCTTTCAATTTGTGAGTTGTACAATTTGGAAACACTCTTATTGATGTATTGTAATGAACTCACACAATTGCCAACCAACATTTCCAACTTAATCAACTTGCGTCATCTTGTAACAAGTTGGAGTCGTTTAAAAGAGATGCCACCAAATATTTGTAATATGACAAATCTTCAGAGGTTAAGTGATTTTGTTTTGTGTAGAAGTGATGGATCGAGGATCAAAGAGTTGGGCAAGTTGGAGAATCTGCATGGAAGCTTACATGTTTCAGGCCTTAGCTATGTTAATGATGTGAGTGACGTTTTGGAAGGcgaattgaagaacaaaaagtATCTTGACGAGCTCATTCTTTCATGGAATGGCACGAAAGATAGCTCAACAAAGGAAAGAGAAGTACTTAATGCACTCCAACCACATGTAAATTTAAAGAAACTCGAGATTATTGGTTATAACGGTACAAGTTTGCCAGATTGGGTAACGCATCCATCATATCGTAACTTGGAAGAGGTTGATCTACACTGTGAAAATTGTTGCTTGCCGCTATTATCATTTCAACAACTAAGTTCACTGAGATATTTTCGTGTTACCTGCATTGATATGCATGATGAATTTCGTAGTATTTCCTTGAATAAGCCCTTTCCATTCTTAGCAAGATTAGAACTTGTTAGAATAGATATGTTGGATTGGTCGTTTATTAATAAGAGTGACCAAACAAGTGAGATTTTTCATTGTTTAAAGCAATTTGATTTAAAAAGATGCGGGAAATTAAATGTGGCATTACCTGGCTGTAATTTTCCATCATTAGAAGTCATCAACGTTGTACATTGTGATGAAATGGTAACTATATTTCCAACAAGTACTCACATTGACTCTGCATATCCTTCCCTCAAAACGTTGAACATAAATAATTGCTCAAGGTTGGAAACCTTTTCAGTGATGGGGTTGCCACCTTCTTTAAGAAGTCTATACATCACATCATGTGATATGCTCGTGGATAATCGCATGAAATGGAATTTACAAAGTCTCCCATCATTGAATGATTTAGATCTCTGCCGATGTGGAGTTGTGGTGGATTCATTTCTAGAGGAATGGCTGCTCCCACCATCTTTAAAAGCTCTTAAGGTTTTCAACTGCAATAACCTCAGAGCTCTAAACGTCAAAGGCTTCCAACACCTCACCTCCCTTCGTCGATTAGAACTTCGATTTTTGGAAAAGCTAGAGTGCTTACCACCAACAGAACTGCCTCAGAGTGTTAATTATTTGTCAATAGGAGGATGTAGTCTGTTAATTCCGAGGTGCAAGGAAGGAACTGGGGAAGATTGGCCCAAAATTCAACACATACCAAACATACTAACCGAAgaaacaaaacataataagacATATTTTGAAGACAG GGGAGGAAACAGTACTTATGGGTGA